The DNA region tctggctgcctttattacgggggggcactctggctgcctttattacggggggccctctggctgcctttattacgggggccctctggctgcctttattacgggggggcactctggctgcctttattacgggggggcactctggctgcctttattatggggggccctctggctgcctttattacggagggtcactctggctgcctttattacagggggcactctggctgcctttattacgggggacGTCTTCTGGCTGGTGGTAGGGTATGTGCTGCAGAGAACCATGTACATCGCTCCAGTGGGCGCAGCAGTTGTTTCGGGCTCTGGAGCATATAATCTCATTGGTCCATATGAAAAGATCAATACTAAAGAGCTGTGATAGTTGGGGCCCCTGTTGAATCTTGCATTGTGGCCCCTGATGAGACCTTGCTGTATATACTGTTCTGGTTTATACTTATAACGCAGCATAGAAACGCAATAAATGTCATAACACACACGTGTGAAGATCCTGCGACATTAGCTCCGCCACGTCCCTCCGCAGGGGGCAGCAGGCAGGGGAGGGGGCAGCGGGCAGGGGAGGGGGCAGCAGACGGCGGAGGGGGCAGCGGGCAGGGGAGGGGGCAGCGGGCAGGGGAGGGGGCAGCAGGCAGGGGAGCGGCCTCCCGGTAACTGCAGCGCCTGCCCCTTTAAGACTAAAGCCGTGAACCAGTTTGTGAATGGCGAAGGGGGCGTGTACCAGTCATGTGACCTTGAGCGGCCCTGGTTAACCCCTAGTTGGCCGTGTGACAGCTTCGCCTGTGCTTTGCTGCTGGTTCCGGTGCGGTTCCGGTGCAGGCCGGGTAGGTGACGGTGCCGGGAGCGCTCTGTGCAGTGGCGGCTCGGGGCCAGGCTGTCGGCCTCAGTGATTGCCCCAGTAATGCAGGGCAGGCCGGGGATGGAGCTAGGCCTAGTCCGTGCCCTGATGCATGGTGTGTGCGGACTCTGCGGTATCACACACTACTATCATGGAGCAGATCACCGCACCCTTGGcctatcccactgcagcctccttAAGGTTTGGGCCAAAGTTAGAAAAAGGCTTTCCTCCtgagaacagcgccacacctggCAGCGCCTGGTCCTGCAGAGTCCTGGGGCAGAGCTGTAATACCAGGCGCCGCCTGTGCTCATGGGGGGCGCAAACTATAACCCTCAGTACTTCAATCTCAGAAAACAACGTATAGAAAATAAATGTTCCTGCGCATCGTCCTCGCGGTACATTCCATGGACGCGGCGTCACCAGCCGGGCCTCACTGTTATCTCTGTTTCCCCACAGGAGCGGTGGAGAATAATGAGCTGACGGGGAACATCCAGCGAGCCTGTGAGTAGCGGATGCTGCACCTCCTGTGTCTGCAGTACTAGTGCTCCGCTGCAAGGCTTCACATGAcctttatatagcgccagcatatccCGCAGCGCTGTACAACGGGCGCATGTGCTGACATCAGACAGCTAATATGGAGATCCCGATCACAAGAGCCTACAGACTATTGTCCAGGCTGGGGGTTCACCCTGTGACTGGCGAATCCTcagtgcgcactgtcaggattctccggggcCGTGAACTGGCGATCATGTGACCCTgagcatgtgatttgcatactcctggccacattccaactagacttgtgcATTAAGTGATACTGCGCACGTCTAGtaggcacgtgaccgcatgtatgcaaatcacacgcCTGGcgccggcaccggagaatcctgacagtgcgtacACTGCGATgactgagtgactgcagacttgaaccccaagcctggacaacccctttaaggaaaatgGGGGAATCAGACAGAATGTCCTTGTAGTGTACGGTTCAGCCATCTTTGTAGTAAAGCTACGTGAGCCGCTAACCGTCGTTCTCCATATACAGCGCTGCTGAGAGAGGGAAGGTGATGAAGATGTAGGATGGGACCCGAGGCGTTAGATCAGTGAGGTCATGTGATCGGCCTGCCGAAAAAGATGGTTGTTTGTTTTTGTCCCACTGGAAACTGCAATTTAACCTGATTATCTGGGGCGGAACATTCCAGGGAATCGGTGCAGCACAGAGGAAGTTTGTGGAGATTTTAAAGCGGATCcactacaaaaaaaaaatcctcaaaaactctgtgtgaacatagccttggcCCTCAGTCGgacgtcagtgatttttcttgtatgcaaaaacacagttttttcatcagtgtgtcaatttttaccatcaaATTAGTATGTATGAAAACaatattacaaagcttctccttttCTTTGCAATATTACTTACGGGCAGTAAAATCGGACatgtcacacttttttttttttcttggcggGTGGAACAGTGcatgaacagctccatagactgtAATGTGCACGTGTTCTATCCCTGAAAACCACGGAGATAACCTGCTCTGAAGGAGACCTTCATAAGAGGAACGGAGAGAATGGGTGCGCAGCGGACAGATGCGAGGGAGGAGGTGTAGGGAGGTGTAACACTTtggagcactttgtgggtgagATGAGTGATATGTTTATATTCtgcagtggatgggtaaccagtgcaatgactggcacaaggtggaggcatcggtgtagcagctGGACTGAAATCGGATTCTGACTGCTACATTCAGATGCGCTAATAAAAGCTAAATAATAACACAAAGAAGTGAAATGTGTCGAAGCCACTGCTGGGGGAAGGGGATGTGCAACCAATTAAGTTACTACTTTTTTAATTTTTAGGTAGGTCCATAAAACCTGAGAGCTGGAATGTGATTGGTAGCTAGGAAAATCTGCTCCGTTTTTTTGTTGCGCCAGTTTTTAATATTCGGAATCCTGTTCTACAGATCCCATTAGGTCAGCCCCTGTCCATAAGCCGAATGACAGAATATGGAAATGTTAGGGAGGGGTCATCTGCTTGGGACCAGAGAAGAAATTCATCACGGATCAGTCAGCCGTATATCTGAATGTTCTTCATGATGGCCGCATGGCCTAATCTGTCTGCGACAAAGTCTGGGGAGAAGCCCGGAAACAATCCTGAAATAAATTACCATGAAACGGGATCCGGTCCACCGCGTTATGAGCATAAAAGCCTGCCCTCCTAATAATACTTCTCCACTGCAGGGGGCGCTACTGAGCTCTGAGTTTTAGGATTTCCCCATGTTACGGTCCTTTTATGTCCAGTCTCTTATGTAGGAACGCAGGAGATCTCTCGGGGATGCATTTCTTGACTGTCTCATCTAGCAATCAGCaggattgtgaatgcagctcttgaTTATAGTACAGGCAGTAGCACGTGATCAGTAGAACTTATTTATTATGCAAAGTAAAGGCTAAGAGCAATTTCTTgttacctaggagaccgaccaccgctgccgtCTAGCGTGTAAGCGCTGCACTGGAGTTGGCCGGAACTATGAGGTAACAGTGCactccagcgatcctggccagcttcaaaacagCGCTCGCAGGCACaataaaagagcttgtaagcgctgcgcaGGTTTTGCTACTGGTCGGTCTCCAAGACAACGAACAGTAAACAAAAGAAAATTTCTAGTATCTCAGGAACGGCTGAAAATGTTAACaagtagtaaattgcaaaattgctcccATTTACCAGCACTAGTTGACAATACCCATTTCTAAAAACAAAATGGGAGTGACCCTTTAAAGTGACTAATACCTTTCTATTTTTTAGGAACAGAGAGGGCTGTCGTATGTTGACTTAAAGTATTGttctcgtttttgttttttctcTCCTAGCCGGCAGAATGTCCGGACTTCACCTGAAGAAAATGCTTTGCCAAGCTGCCAATAACGGCCGGTGTTATTTCGGAAGACACTTTGGCTTGTGTCATAGATCATATAAGACGGCGAGTTATCTACCGTGGGCTACCGTTGGCTGGACGAGAAAAGGACTGCTGGCCGTGGATGTAAAACCCTACAGTACGGCCGAGGAGGACGCGGCCAAACAACCAATGGCACCAAAAAAGATCAATATCAACGCCAGGAAGGTGATCGGGCACGTCGGCCGGATAATCCCCTATAAAATGATCCAGGTGCTGGATAAAGATGGGAAGGACAGAGGGAAGATGCTGAGAAGGGATGTGATCCGCGTCATGGAGGAGGAGAACCTGAAACTGGTGTCGGTCTCGCACAGCGCGGATCCACCCGTGTACAAGCTGCTGACCGGGAAAGAGCTGCACGAGGAGCAGCTGAGACTCCGAGAGCAGCAGAAACAAAGCTCCAGCCCCGGTATATATCCTTATCACTACTCCACAGGGGTACACTGTCTAGAAGGGGCACTTTGGGCAGTCTTCATAGCTAAAACTTGGGGTGTGCATAATAGTCTGGAGAAGCTGAGTTTTAAGGATTCTTAGCTAGGACCTGGCAAATATCTGGGTGTTGCCCTGCTGAGATCTTCTTCCTCATTCATCGTAGTGTCTTTCATAGTACACGCCAAACTGCATCCTTCATAGATGTGATAAAGGCATACCTGCAATTGTTCACATGGCTGCAATCGGGTTCTTTAAGGGGTTGTTCATTCCTGGTGATATTTTCTGCAAGCTCAGCAGACTCCTAACACTGTGTAAAGCACTTTTTGGATTTGCCGATTCCTGCAGTCATCCTGTGACTACACGTATACGATTTGCATATTTGCAGTCACCTGCCAACTAGAGTCTCCGCCGCTTGAGAGATGCAGGGTGagactagtcggcacgtgaccgctGGTCTGCAAATCGTATACATGTAGCCACTGGATGACCGCAGGAACCAACAGGCAGAGCCAAATCCCAAAAGTGCATTACACACAGTCAAAATCCGAAAAGTTTCAGAAAATGTCACCAGGGATGGACATTTAATGCACCGTACAATACACGTCTGTGTGCGGCCCTGGTTATATAACGCACCGTACAATACATGTCTGTGTGCGGCCCCGGTTATATAATGCACCGTACAATACATGTCTGTGTGCGGCCCCGGTTATATAATGCACCGTACAATACACGTCTGTGTGCGGCCCCGGTTATATAACGCACCGTACAATACACGTCTGTGTGCGGCCCCGGTTATATAACGCACCGTACAATACACGTCTGTGTGCAGCCCCGGATATATAATGCACCGTACAATACACGTCTGTGTGCGGCCCCGGTTATATAATGCACCGTACAATACACATCTGTGTGCGGCCCCGGTTATATAACGCACCGTACAATACACGTGTGTGCGGCCCGGGTTATATAATGCACGGTATAATACACGTCTGTGTGCGGCCACGGTTATATAATGCGCCGTACAATACACGTCTGTGTGCGGCCCCGGATATATAATGCACCGTACAATGCACGTCTGTGTGCGGCCCCGGTTATATAATGCACCGTACAATACACGTCTGTGTGCGGCCCCGGATATATAATGCACCGTACAATACACGTCTGTGTGCGGCCCCGGATATATAATGCACCGTACAATACACGTCTGTGTGCGGCCCCGGTTATATAATGCACCGTACAATACACGTCTGTGTGCGGCCCCGGATATATAATGCACCGTACAATGCACGTCTGTGTGCGGCCCCGGATATATAATGCACCGTACAATGCACGTCTGTGTGCGGCCCCGGATATATAATGCACCGTACAATACACGTCTGTGTGCGGCCC from Ranitomeya variabilis isolate aRanVar5 chromosome 3, aRanVar5.hap1, whole genome shotgun sequence includes:
- the MTIF3 gene encoding translation initiation factor IF-3, mitochondrial, whose protein sequence is MSGLHLKKMLCQAANNGRCYFGRHFGLCHRSYKTASYLPWATVGWTRKGLLAVDVKPYSTAEEDAAKQPMAPKKININARKVIGHVGRIIPYKMIQVLDKDGKDRGKMLRRDVIRVMEEENLKLVSVSHSADPPVYKLLTGKELHEEQLRLREQQKQSSSPGPVQIKEMSFLASISQHDLDVKRKQIIHWIEKKHHVRITVLNSRIANGPDKLDVLQQMIESMVACSTCMVQPKERKDGRAMICVLRPLSDKEMQRRKTEQPGLEKRGDSAPIETPETKDNHGPSP